In a genomic window of Nostoc sp. UHCC 0870:
- the pstB gene encoding phosphate ABC transporter ATP-binding protein PstB, with protein sequence MVETTSRILDRPIKAAVNYLNFYYGGKVHALKDIHMPVGEKQVTALIGPSGCGKTTLLRCFNRMHDLYPGNRYQGEISLEPDGINLLSNKVDPIEVRMRISMVFQRPNPFPKSIYENVAYGLRVRGESRRAVIDEKVEKALRSAALWDEVKDRLQDLAFNLSGGQQQRLCIARALATEPEIILFDEPTSALDPIATASIEELIAQLKETVTILIVTHSMQQAARVSDYTAFMYLGELVEFDKTETIFSNPSHQKTADYVNGRFG encoded by the coding sequence ATGGTAGAAACAACATCTCGAATTTTGGACAGGCCTATTAAAGCTGCGGTCAATTACCTCAATTTTTACTACGGGGGAAAAGTTCATGCCCTCAAAGACATTCATATGCCAGTCGGTGAGAAGCAGGTAACGGCACTGATTGGCCCTTCTGGATGCGGCAAAACTACCCTTTTACGCTGTTTCAATCGGATGCACGACCTCTACCCTGGAAATCGCTATCAGGGGGAAATATCTTTAGAGCCAGATGGAATTAACCTGCTGAGTAATAAAGTTGACCCAATTGAGGTCAGGATGCGGATTAGTATGGTGTTTCAACGACCTAATCCATTTCCTAAATCAATTTATGAGAATGTGGCTTATGGTTTGCGGGTGCGGGGTGAGTCTAGAAGGGCAGTGATTGATGAGAAGGTCGAGAAAGCCTTACGTAGTGCTGCTTTGTGGGATGAAGTCAAAGATAGGTTGCAGGATTTAGCTTTTAATCTTTCTGGGGGTCAACAGCAGAGGTTGTGCATTGCTCGTGCTTTGGCGACTGAACCGGAAATTATTCTGTTTGATGAACCTACATCTGCACTAGACCCAATTGCTACAGCCAGTATTGAAGAGTTAATTGCACAATTGAAAGAAACAGTAACTATTTTGATTGTGACTCATAGTATGCAGCAGGCGGCGCGTGTTTCTGACTATACGGCGTTTATGTATTTAGGTGAATTAGTGGAGTTTGATAAGACGGAAACTATTTTTAGCAATCCATCGCATCAAAAAACCGCAGATTATGTAAATGGGCGTTTTGGTTGA
- a CDS encoding UbiD family decarboxylase, whose product MARDLRGFIKILEEKGQLRRISALVDPDLEIAEISNRMLQKGGPGLLFENVKGSSFPVAVNLMGTVERICWAMNMQHPQELETLGKKLSMLQQPKPPKKISQAIDFGKVLFDVVKAKPGRDFFPACQQVVIQGDDLDLNKLPLIRPYPGDAGKIITLGLVITRDCETGTPNVGVYRLQLQSKNTMTVHWLSVRGGARHLRKAAENGKKLEIAIALGVDPLIIMAAATPIPVDLSEWLFAGLYGGSGVQLAKCKTVDLEVPADSEFVLEGTITPGEILPDGPFGDHMGYYGGVEDSPLIRFQCMTHRKDPVYLTTFSGRPPKEEAMMAIALNRIYTPILRQQVSEIVDFFLPMEALSYKAAIISIDKAYPGQARRAALAFWSALPQFTYTKFVIVVDKDINIRDPRQVVWAISSKVDPTRDVFILPNTPFDTLDFASEKIGLGGRMGIDATTKIPPETDHEWGAPLESDSDIAAMVERRWAEYGLGDLQLGEVDPNLFGYDMK is encoded by the coding sequence ATGGCCAGAGATTTACGGGGATTTATTAAAATTCTAGAAGAGAAAGGGCAATTACGGCGGATTTCTGCTTTAGTTGACCCAGATTTAGAAATTGCAGAGATTTCCAACCGGATGCTGCAAAAAGGTGGACCTGGCTTGTTATTTGAAAACGTCAAGGGTTCATCCTTCCCGGTGGCGGTGAATTTGATGGGAACTGTGGAAAGGATATGCTGGGCAATGAATATGCAGCATCCCCAAGAGTTGGAAACTCTGGGTAAAAAGCTGAGTATGCTGCAACAACCAAAGCCGCCGAAAAAGATTTCGCAGGCGATAGATTTTGGGAAAGTGCTGTTTGATGTGGTGAAAGCCAAACCAGGTAGAGATTTTTTCCCGGCTTGTCAGCAGGTGGTAATTCAAGGAGATGATTTAGATTTAAACAAGTTACCTTTAATACGTCCCTACCCTGGTGATGCTGGCAAGATTATTACCCTGGGATTAGTGATTACTAGGGATTGTGAGACAGGTACGCCAAATGTGGGTGTGTATCGCTTGCAACTGCAATCTAAAAATACGATGACAGTTCACTGGTTATCAGTGCGGGGTGGGGCGAGACATTTACGCAAAGCTGCCGAAAATGGTAAAAAATTAGAAATAGCGATCGCACTTGGTGTAGATCCTTTAATTATTATGGCAGCCGCTACACCCATTCCTGTAGACTTATCAGAATGGTTGTTTGCGGGACTGTATGGCGGTTCGGGTGTGCAGTTGGCGAAGTGTAAAACCGTAGATTTGGAAGTTCCCGCCGATTCGGAGTTTGTCTTAGAAGGGACAATTACACCAGGGGAAATTTTACCAGACGGCCCCTTTGGCGACCACATGGGTTATTACGGCGGCGTGGAAGATTCACCATTGATTCGCTTTCAGTGTATGACACACCGCAAAGACCCAGTTTATTTAACTACATTTAGCGGTCGTCCCCCCAAAGAAGAAGCAATGATGGCGATCGCACTCAATCGGATCTATACTCCTATATTGCGCCAACAAGTCTCAGAAATCGTTGATTTTTTCCTCCCAATGGAAGCTTTGAGTTACAAAGCCGCGATTATTTCCATTGATAAAGCATACCCCGGACAAGCACGGCGGGCAGCTTTGGCGTTTTGGAGTGCATTACCCCAATTTACTTACACCAAGTTTGTGATAGTCGTCGATAAAGACATTAACATCCGTGACCCCCGTCAAGTAGTATGGGCAATTAGTTCTAAAGTTGACCCCACACGAGATGTCTTTATTTTACCAAATACCCCCTTTGACACCTTAGATTTTGCCAGTGAAAAAATTGGCTTAGGCGGACGCATGGGTATTGATGCAACTACCAAAATTCCCCCAGAAACAGACCATGAATGGGGCGCACCTTTAGAATCTGACTCAGATATAGCGGCGATGGTAGAAAGACGATGGGCGGAGTATGGTTTGGGAGATTTGCAACTAGGAGAAGTTGACCCGAATTTGTTTGGTTACGATATGAAGTAA
- a CDS encoding DUF4058 family protein: MSSPFPGMNPYLENPGVWPGVHHLLISEIARFLSPQLRPKYRVAVEVRMYEASGDNALLVGIPDVIVQRSGNVTNRQITNVAVATPTAQPLRVKIPTPEIIKEGYLEIREAGTDAVVTTIEILSPTNKRNGKGRQVYEEKRQQVLGSKTHLVEIDLLRKGEPMPFFDHNIESQYRILVCRGDRRPYADLYAFNLRDTIPSFPLPLRTDDSEPTIDLQSLLNSVYDISGYDLVLDYSQESIPPLSEADAAWVDAVLREQELR, translated from the coding sequence ATGTCTTCTCCATTTCCGGGAATGAATCCTTATTTAGAAAACCCTGGTGTATGGCCAGGAGTACATCATTTATTAATTAGTGAAATTGCCAGATTTTTATCTCCTCAGCTACGTCCTAAATATCGGGTTGCTGTTGAAGTACGTATGTATGAAGCAAGTGGAGACAATGCACTACTTGTAGGCATTCCTGATGTGATAGTACAACGGTCTGGGAATGTAACCAATCGACAAATTACTAATGTGGCTGTTGCAACTCCTACAGCACAACCTTTGAGGGTGAAAATTCCGACACCTGAAATTATTAAAGAAGGTTATTTAGAGATACGAGAAGCAGGTACAGATGCGGTAGTAACTACTATTGAAATTCTCTCTCCCACAAATAAGCGTAATGGTAAAGGAAGACAGGTATATGAAGAAAAACGGCAACAAGTTTTAGGAAGTAAAACCCATTTAGTAGAGATTGATTTATTACGCAAAGGCGAACCAATGCCATTTTTTGATCATAATATTGAGAGTCAATATCGAATTTTAGTTTGTAGAGGTGATCGCCGTCCCTATGCTGATTTATATGCCTTTAATTTACGAGATACAATTCCCTCTTTCCCCTTACCTTTGCGAACTGATGATAGCGAACCAACCATAGATTTACAGTCATTATTAAACAGTGTATATGATATTTCTGGCTATGATTTAGTCTTAGATTATAGTCAAGAATCAATACCCCCATTATCTGAAGCAGACGCAGCTTGGGTTGACGCAGTTTTGCGGGAACAGGAATTACGTTAA
- a CDS encoding SDR family oxidoreductase, with the protein MVFLKNQIVLITGASSGIGAACAKVFADAGAKLILAARRLDKLQQLVETLNVTSAQVHLIQLDVRDRSAVESAMSSLPPDWSDIDILINNAGLSRGLDKLHEGDYQDWEEMIDTNIKGLLYLTRYVVPGMVNRGRGHVVNIGSIAGHQTYPGGNVYCSTKAAVKAISEGLKQDLLGTPIRVTSVDPGMVETEFSDVRFHGDTERAKKVYQGVTPLTPDDVADVVLFCTTRSPHVNINEVILMPVDQASATLVNRRMN; encoded by the coding sequence ATGGTTTTTCTCAAAAATCAGATTGTCTTAATTACTGGTGCAAGTAGCGGTATCGGTGCTGCTTGCGCCAAAGTTTTTGCTGATGCGGGTGCAAAACTAATTTTAGCGGCGCGGCGGTTAGATAAGTTACAGCAACTTGTAGAAACGTTAAATGTAACGTCTGCACAGGTTCATTTAATACAGCTAGATGTGCGTGATCGCTCTGCTGTAGAATCTGCTATGTCTAGCCTCCCCCCAGATTGGTCAGATATAGATATTCTGATTAATAATGCTGGCTTGAGTCGCGGTTTAGATAAGCTGCATGAAGGCGACTATCAAGACTGGGAAGAAATGATTGATACCAATATCAAGGGTTTGCTGTACCTCACCCGTTATGTTGTTCCAGGGATGGTAAATCGTGGCCGTGGTCATGTGGTGAATATCGGTTCAATTGCAGGACATCAAACTTATCCTGGCGGGAATGTCTACTGTTCTACAAAAGCGGCTGTGAAGGCGATTTCTGAAGGTTTAAAACAAGACCTCTTAGGTACTCCCATTCGTGTAACTTCCGTTGACCCCGGTATGGTGGAAACAGAATTTAGTGATGTGCGGTTTCACGGTGATACTGAACGCGCCAAAAAAGTTTATCAGGGAGTTACGCCGCTAACACCGGATGATGTGGCTGATGTGGTTTTATTTTGTACGACGCGATCGCCCCATGTCAATATTAATGAAGTCATACTCATGCCCGTAGATCAAGCTAGTGCTACCCTAGTTAATCGGCGCATGAATTAA
- a CDS encoding nuclear transport factor 2 family protein, producing the protein MTNTILLLLKRQSNLSTGIALILSVFSLGFVNNWQPAQAVEIAQSNNVQNAPATVKNLLTQIDAAASKGDVKGVLQYYSPIFTHGDGLNRQTMEKALVTFWKRHPNLRYSTQLQSWKSEGNSIIAETVTNITSLPSANSNNLALNTTIKSRQRITGGKIVRQDVLSERTLLTSGSKPPQIDVKLPQQVKVGQQYNFDAIVQEPLGDDLLLGTALEEPIQASKYLNPTSVDLKPLNSGGLFKIGRAPSTPGNRWISAVILRGGGMTIVTQRLQVVRK; encoded by the coding sequence ATGACCAACACTATTTTATTGTTACTCAAACGCCAAAGCAATCTTTCCACAGGCATTGCGTTGATTTTGTCTGTATTCTCGCTTGGTTTCGTTAATAATTGGCAACCCGCCCAAGCTGTGGAAATCGCCCAAAGTAATAACGTCCAAAATGCACCCGCCACAGTCAAAAATCTGTTAACGCAAATTGATGCAGCCGCTAGTAAAGGCGATGTCAAAGGAGTTTTGCAATACTACAGTCCTATTTTCACCCACGGAGACGGATTAAACCGTCAAACAATGGAGAAAGCGTTGGTGACATTCTGGAAACGCCACCCAAATTTGCGCTACAGCACACAACTACAATCTTGGAAGTCTGAAGGTAACAGCATCATTGCGGAAACTGTAACTAACATCACCAGTTTACCCTCAGCAAACAGCAATAATTTGGCACTGAATACCACCATTAAATCTCGTCAACGCATCACAGGCGGTAAAATTGTGCGTCAAGATGTTTTATCAGAACGTACCTTACTAACTTCTGGTAGCAAGCCACCCCAAATAGATGTGAAATTACCACAACAAGTTAAAGTCGGACAGCAGTACAATTTTGATGCGATCGTTCAAGAACCCTTGGGTGATGATTTACTCTTGGGAACAGCATTAGAAGAACCAATTCAAGCCTCGAAGTATCTCAACCCCACCAGTGTAGATTTAAAGCCACTCAATTCTGGTGGTCTATTCAAAATCGGACGAGCCCCATCTACCCCCGGTAATCGCTGGATTTCTGCTGTGATTCTTCGCGGTGGTGGAATGACAATAGTTACTCAGCGTCTGCAAGTTGTCAGAAAGTAA
- the murG gene encoding undecaprenyldiphospho-muramoylpentapeptide beta-N-acetylglucosaminyltransferase, whose product MTNTPIKLLIAASGTGGHLFPAIALAEKLPEYEIEWLGVPNRLETQLVPQQYHLHTIAVEGFQQGLSIASLLTLGKLISAVFQVRRLLKQGNFQGVFTTGGYIAGPAVIAARSLGLPVVFHESNALPGKVTRFFGPWCTVVALGFDVASKYLPRANNVCVGTPVRSQFLDAGSLKLDLAIPENVPLIVVFGGSQGAVAVNKLVRESASAWFDAGAYVVHLTGSLDPDAGSLTHPQYIELPFYDDMAALLQRANLAISRSGAGSLTELAVCGVPAILIPYPFAAEDHQSYNAEVFTQPGAALSFKQSELTAELLQTQVLNLLRSPDELTKMAENAKAIAVPDSADKLASLVREVVES is encoded by the coding sequence ATGACAAACACACCCATAAAATTACTAATAGCTGCCAGTGGGACTGGTGGACACTTGTTTCCGGCGATCGCATTGGCAGAAAAACTACCAGAATATGAGATTGAATGGCTAGGTGTCCCCAATCGGTTAGAAACCCAGCTTGTCCCTCAACAGTATCATTTGCATACTATTGCAGTTGAAGGGTTTCAGCAAGGGTTGAGCATTGCTTCTTTACTAACATTGGGTAAACTCATTAGCGCAGTTTTCCAGGTGCGGCGACTCTTGAAGCAAGGTAATTTTCAAGGAGTGTTTACCACCGGGGGTTATATTGCGGGGCCAGCAGTAATTGCGGCGCGTTCTTTGGGTTTACCTGTAGTTTTTCACGAATCAAACGCTTTACCCGGTAAGGTAACTCGTTTCTTTGGCCCTTGGTGTACTGTCGTCGCCTTGGGATTTGACGTGGCGAGTAAGTATTTACCCCGTGCTAACAATGTCTGTGTGGGTACTCCCGTCCGTTCTCAATTCCTAGATGCAGGTAGTCTAAAACTAGATTTAGCTATTCCTGAAAATGTTCCCTTAATTGTGGTTTTTGGTGGTAGTCAAGGCGCAGTGGCGGTAAATAAGTTGGTGCGCGAGTCCGCGTCAGCTTGGTTTGATGCTGGTGCTTATGTAGTGCATTTAACAGGCAGTCTCGATCCTGATGCGGGGAGTCTCACTCATCCCCAGTATATAGAATTACCTTTTTATGATGATATGGCGGCATTGTTGCAACGCGCTAATTTAGCCATTAGTCGTTCTGGTGCAGGTAGCTTAACAGAATTAGCTGTGTGTGGTGTCCCAGCAATTTTAATTCCCTATCCCTTTGCAGCCGAAGACCATCAATCTTACAACGCCGAGGTCTTTACTCAACCGGGTGCAGCTTTAAGTTTTAAACAATCGGAGTTAACAGCAGAGTTATTACAAACTCAAGTTTTAAATTTATTGCGATCGCCAGATGAGTTAACTAAAATGGCGGAGAATGCAAAAGCGATCGCAGTTCCTGATAGTGCTGACAAGTTAGCTTCTTTAGTGCGGGAAGTGGTGGAAAGTTAA
- a CDS encoding Uma2 family endonuclease: protein MVLAAPQRQTPTVTWEKLPDDFILPDDPVENIQQPSLAAALTDALDAANRIQPEMLIASNFGLVANINQKTVVKAPDWLYVPRVLPVGTGVIRRSYTPNIEGEPVAVVMEFLSDSDNTEYSIRPTFPYGKLYFYEKILQVPVYVIFNPYEVTLEVHRLENGQYTLQTPSESGRFWIPELDLFLGIWQGNRLGLNINWLRWWDAKDNLLLWSSEQAEEERQRAEQERQRAEQEHQRAEQERQRADDAIAQLEIERQRQAAMVAKLRELGIDPDAG, encoded by the coding sequence ATGGTTTTAGCAGCACCCCAGCGTCAAACCCCCACAGTGACTTGGGAAAAACTCCCAGACGACTTTATTCTTCCCGACGATCCAGTGGAAAATATTCAACAGCCTTCTCTTGCAGCTGCGTTAACAGATGCTTTAGATGCAGCTAATCGCATTCAACCAGAAATGCTAATTGCATCTAATTTTGGTCTTGTCGCCAATATTAACCAAAAAACAGTTGTTAAAGCACCAGATTGGTTATATGTACCGCGTGTCTTACCTGTGGGTACAGGGGTAATTCGTCGTAGCTACACACCTAATATTGAAGGCGAACCAGTGGCTGTGGTGATGGAATTTCTTTCGGACAGCGACAACACAGAATATTCCATTCGTCCCACCTTTCCTTACGGGAAACTCTACTTTTATGAAAAAATTTTACAAGTTCCCGTCTATGTGATTTTTAATCCTTATGAAGTCACTTTAGAAGTTCACCGTCTGGAAAATGGTCAGTATACTTTACAAACACCATCAGAATCAGGACGCTTTTGGATTCCTGAGTTGGATTTATTTTTGGGAATTTGGCAGGGAAATCGCTTAGGGTTAAATATAAATTGGTTGCGATGGTGGGATGCAAAGGATAACCTGTTGCTGTGGAGTTCCGAACAAGCAGAAGAAGAACGTCAGCGTGCAGAACAGGAACGTCAACGTGCAGAACAGGAACATCAACGTGCAGAACAGGAACGTCAACGTGCTGATGATGCGATCGCCCAATTGGAAATTGAACGTCAGCGTCAAGCCGCAATGGTCGCTAAATTACGGGAATTAGGTATTGATCCAGATGCTGGTTGA
- a CDS encoding NAD(P)/FAD-dependent oxidoreductase, whose translation MVAARKKNPPHQVVIVGGGFGGLYAAKALKTANVKITLIDKRNFHLFQPLLYQVATGTLSPADISSPLRSLLSKSKNTKVLLGEVNDIDPEAQQVILDDQVVPYDTLIVATGAKHSYFGKDNWKEFAPGLKTLEDAIEIRHRIFSAFEAAEKETDPEKRRALLTFVIVGGGPTGVELSGAIAELAYKTLKEDFRDIDTSETRILLLQGGDRILPAFTADLSQSAAASLEKLGVIIQTNTRVTNIDNDIVTLKQGDEFKEIAAKTVLWAAGVQASTMGKVLAERTGVECDRAGRVIVEPDLSIKGHKNIFVVGDLANFSHQNGQPLPGVAPVAKQEGEYVAQLVRKRLRGQTLPAFNYTNHGNLAMIGQNEAVVDLGFINMEGFSAWLFWLFIHIYFLIEFDQKLLVMIQWGWNYITRKRGARLIIGEESLAFAKVDNSNDKSHYTSTNNRQPVKV comes from the coding sequence ATGGTAGCCGCACGTAAGAAGAATCCACCGCATCAGGTTGTAATCGTTGGTGGTGGCTTTGGTGGACTGTATGCAGCAAAAGCACTGAAAACAGCGAATGTAAAGATTACTCTCATCGATAAACGTAACTTTCATTTATTTCAGCCGCTTTTATATCAAGTTGCTACAGGTACGCTATCACCTGCTGATATTTCCTCACCACTACGATCTTTACTCAGCAAAAGCAAGAATACAAAAGTGTTGCTGGGAGAAGTAAATGATATTGATCCAGAAGCACAACAAGTTATTCTGGATGATCAAGTAGTACCATATGATACATTAATTGTAGCCACAGGTGCAAAGCATTCCTATTTTGGTAAAGATAACTGGAAAGAATTTGCTCCTGGCTTGAAAACTCTTGAAGATGCGATAGAAATACGTCACCGGATATTTTCAGCATTTGAAGCCGCAGAAAAAGAAACTGACCCTGAAAAACGCCGTGCTTTGTTGACTTTCGTGATTGTGGGCGGTGGACCAACAGGTGTAGAATTATCAGGTGCGATCGCAGAATTGGCATATAAAACTCTCAAAGAAGATTTCCGCGACATCGACACCTCAGAAACCAGAATTTTACTATTACAAGGGGGCGATCGCATCCTCCCAGCTTTTACCGCAGATTTATCGCAATCAGCCGCCGCATCTCTGGAAAAGTTAGGTGTGATTATCCAAACTAACACCAGAGTGACAAATATTGACAACGACATCGTTACCCTCAAACAAGGCGATGAATTCAAAGAAATTGCCGCCAAGACTGTATTATGGGCAGCAGGTGTGCAAGCTTCCACAATGGGGAAAGTTTTAGCAGAACGAACTGGGGTGGAATGCGATCGCGCCGGACGAGTGATCGTAGAACCTGACTTAAGTATTAAAGGACACAAGAATATTTTTGTTGTGGGAGATTTAGCCAACTTCTCTCATCAAAATGGTCAACCCCTCCCAGGAGTTGCACCAGTCGCCAAACAAGAAGGCGAATACGTTGCTCAATTGGTGAGAAAACGCCTGCGAGGTCAAACTTTGCCAGCCTTTAACTATACTAATCACGGTAATCTAGCCATGATTGGACAAAATGAAGCCGTTGTAGACTTAGGCTTTATCAATATGGAAGGCTTCTCTGCATGGTTATTCTGGCTATTCATTCACATCTACTTCTTGATTGAGTTTGACCAAAAACTATTAGTAATGATTCAGTGGGGGTGGAACTACATCACCCGCAAACGTGGCGCAAGATTGATTATCGGTGAAGAATCATTAGCATTTGCCAAAGTGGATAATAGTAATGATAAAAGTCATTACACATCAACAAACAATAGACAACCTGTCAAGGTCTAG
- a CDS encoding NAD(P)/FAD-dependent oxidoreductase, with amino-acid sequence MVDALDNKPPHQVVIVGGGFGGLYAAKALKTAKVEVTLIDKRNFHLFQPLLYQVATGTLSPADISSPLRAVLSKSKNTKVLLGEVNDIDPEAQQVMLGDEKIPYDTLIVATGAKHSYFGKDNWEEFAPGLKTVEDAIEMRRRIFTAFEAAEKEKDPAKRQAWLTFVIVGGGPTGVELAGAIAELAYQTLKQDFRNIDTTEAQVILLEGLDRVLPPFAPELSQEAEASLQQLGVVVNTKTMVTNIENDIVTIKQGDEVKEIASKTVLWAAGVKASAMGKVLAERTDVECDRAGRVIVEPDLSIKGHNNIFVVGDLANFSHQNSKPLPGVAPVAKQEGEYVAALVQKRLQGQTLPAFNYTDHGSLAMIGQNAAVVDLGFMKLKGFFAWLFWLVIHIYFLIEFDNKLVVMIQWGWNYLTRNRGARLITGQETSLEVKTVNHSSNYQPTEKRLPVNV; translated from the coding sequence ATGGTAGATGCACTTGACAACAAACCACCTCATCAAGTAGTGATTGTTGGAGGTGGTTTTGGTGGACTTTATGCGGCAAAAGCACTGAAGACAGCTAAGGTAGAAGTTACCCTGATTGACAAACGGAACTTTCACCTATTTCAGCCACTACTGTACCAAGTCGCCACCGGGACGCTATCACCAGCAGATATTTCCTCACCCTTGCGTGCAGTCTTGAGCAAGAGCAAGAATACAAAAGTGTTGCTAGGAGAAGTTAATGATATTGACCCAGAAGCACAACAAGTAATGTTGGGTGATGAGAAAATACCCTACGATACCTTAATTGTGGCTACAGGCGCGAAGCATTCATATTTCGGTAAAGATAACTGGGAAGAATTTGCGCCAGGTTTGAAGACTGTAGAAGATGCAATTGAAATGCGTCGGCGAATTTTTACAGCCTTTGAAGCCGCAGAAAAAGAAAAAGATCCAGCAAAACGCCAGGCTTGGTTGACTTTTGTGATTGTGGGTGGAGGCCCTACCGGGGTAGAATTAGCAGGTGCGATCGCTGAGTTGGCATACCAAACCCTCAAACAAGATTTCCGCAACATCGACACCACAGAAGCGCAAGTTATTCTCCTAGAAGGATTAGATCGAGTTCTCCCACCCTTTGCGCCAGAATTATCACAGGAAGCAGAAGCATCTTTGCAACAGTTGGGTGTGGTTGTCAACACAAAAACGATGGTAACGAATATTGAAAATGATATTGTTACCATTAAACAAGGCGATGAAGTTAAAGAAATTGCCTCCAAGACTGTATTATGGGCTGCGGGTGTGAAAGCCTCCGCAATGGGGAAAGTCTTAGCAGAACGCACAGATGTAGAATGCGATCGCGCCGGACGAGTTATTGTAGAACCAGACTTAAGTATTAAGGGACACAACAATATTTTCGTCGTGGGAGACTTAGCTAACTTCTCTCACCAAAACAGTAAACCCCTTCCAGGTGTTGCGCCAGTCGCCAAACAAGAAGGTGAATACGTCGCCGCATTGGTGCAAAAACGTTTACAAGGTCAAACTCTGCCAGCATTTAACTATACTGATCACGGTAGTTTAGCCATGATTGGACAAAATGCAGCCGTTGTAGACTTAGGCTTTATGAAGTTGAAAGGCTTCTTTGCATGGTTATTCTGGCTAGTAATTCACATCTACTTCTTAATCGAGTTTGACAATAAGTTAGTAGTAATGATTCAGTGGGGATGGAATTATCTCACTCGTAATCGTGGCGCAAGATTGATTACAGGTCAAGAAACTTCTCTAGAAGTAAAAACTGTTAACCATAGCAGTAATTACCAGCCTACAGAAAAGAGGCTACCAGTTAATGTCTAG
- a CDS encoding TetR/AcrR family transcriptional regulator has translation MPKVVDHEQYRKELLGKCFDLFATKSYGSITMREIAQGLNVSTGTLYHYFPSKQTLFEQLVEEISQQDVSAALAEMRGSKTLEETMTALGKYLVKNEDYLIKWTYIWVDFCQHQDINELRNNNVFKRANRNYQQAVCEVLGVQDTALASFVLSLVNGLILEKLWCNETIDFVEQCTLLGKMITAYLGHKVTVFQ, from the coding sequence ATGCCTAAAGTTGTGGATCATGAGCAATACCGCAAAGAACTGCTCGGTAAGTGTTTTGATTTATTTGCTACAAAAAGCTATGGTTCGATCACCATGAGAGAAATTGCTCAAGGTTTAAACGTTTCTACAGGGACGCTGTATCACTACTTTCCTAGTAAACAGACTTTGTTTGAGCAATTAGTAGAAGAAATTAGCCAACAAGATGTGAGTGCAGCCTTAGCTGAAATGAGGGGTTCAAAAACCCTGGAAGAGACGATGACAGCCTTGGGAAAATATTTAGTAAAAAACGAAGATTACTTGATTAAATGGACATATATTTGGGTGGATTTTTGTCAGCACCAAGACATTAATGAATTAAGAAATAATAATGTATTCAAACGTGCTAATAGAAATTATCAACAGGCAGTATGTGAGGTATTAGGTGTACAAGATACAGCCCTTGCTTCCTTTGTATTGAGCTTAGTAAATGGCTTAATTTTAGAAAAGCTTTGGTGTAATGAAACGATTGATTTTGTTGAGCAATGTACATTGCTAGGCAAAATGATCACGGCTTATTTAGGACACAAGGTAACAGTTTTTCAATAA